Proteins encoded in a region of the Sterolibacterium denitrificans genome:
- a CDS encoding M48 family metallopeptidase: MRNVLSRLFRRYSLASAGVLLLSCGSGTEVISHVQANDGIQIGKPSKLRQLVPAESLERQASTEYAKLKQEAASKRALAPDNHPQLLRLRAIAARMTPLAAQYNPRAAQWQWEINLIGSKQANAFCMPGGKIAFFSGLLDELQLSDDEVAMVMGHEIAHALREHARAQTAKSGLTSLGADLLGQLIGQGKFAGAFRVGGDLLNLRFSRDDESDADLVGLDLAARAGFDPRAGITLWQKMDAASRGAPPQWLSTHPSGPNRIREIEQHLPQVMPLYERAASRR, encoded by the coding sequence ATGCGAAACGTCCTGTCCAGGCTCTTCCGCCGTTATTCGCTGGCCAGCGCCGGCGTCCTGCTCCTTTCCTGCGGCAGCGGAACGGAGGTCATCTCCCATGTACAGGCCAATGACGGCATCCAGATCGGCAAGCCGTCGAAGTTGCGGCAACTGGTGCCGGCAGAAAGTCTGGAGCGCCAGGCCAGCACCGAATATGCGAAGCTCAAGCAGGAGGCCGCCAGCAAGCGCGCCCTGGCGCCGGACAATCATCCCCAGTTGCTGCGTTTGCGGGCGATTGCCGCGCGCATGACGCCGCTGGCCGCGCAATACAACCCGCGCGCGGCGCAATGGCAGTGGGAAATCAATCTGATCGGCTCGAAGCAGGCCAATGCCTTCTGCATGCCGGGCGGCAAGATCGCCTTCTTCAGCGGCCTGCTCGATGAGCTGCAACTGAGCGATGACGAGGTGGCCATGGTCATGGGCCATGAAATCGCCCACGCCCTGCGCGAGCATGCGCGTGCCCAGACGGCCAAGAGCGGCTTGACCAGCCTCGGCGCCGACCTGCTCGGCCAGCTCATCGGGCAGGGCAAGTTTGCCGGCGCTTTCCGCGTCGGCGGCGATCTGCTCAATCTGCGCTTTTCGCGTGACGATGAAAGCGATGCCGACCTCGTTGGCCTGGACCTTGCCGCCCGCGCCGGTTTCGATCCGCGTGCCGGCATCACGTTGTGGCAGAAGATGGATGCGGCCAGCCGCGGCGCGCCGCCGCAGTGGTTGTCGACCCACCCTTCGGGGCCGAATCGCATCCGCGAAATCGAACAGCATCTGCCGCAGGTGATGCCCCTGTACGAAAGGGCGGCCAGCCGCCGCTGA
- a CDS encoding acetyl-CoA C-acyltransferase, whose amino-acid sequence MKEAVIVSTARTAIGKAYRGAFNDTEAPALGGHVIRAAVERARIDPAEVEDVILGIAAQQGTQGYTVGRLAGYVAGLPREVPGMALDRMCSSGMIAIADAAKTIICGEADVLVAGGLETISLVQNKYKNAHRSVSKAAVAAEPAAYIPMIETAEIVSERYDISRAAQDEYALQSQQRYAAAAAAGKFGDEIVPMTVEKQLFDKEGNPTEKQSVTLDKDEGARADTTLESLSSLKTVWKDGKWVKEGRYITAGNASQLSDGASVSVLMSRDMARERGLQPLGAYRGLAVVGCKPDEMGIGPVFAIPKLLQRHNLKVSDIGIWEINEAFACQVVYCRDQLGIPNDRLNVNGGAIAIGHPFGMSGARLVATALLEARRRGERYAVVSMCIGGGMGAAGLFEVI is encoded by the coding sequence ATGAAAGAAGCCGTCATCGTCAGCACTGCGCGCACCGCCATCGGCAAGGCCTATCGTGGCGCCTTCAACGACACCGAGGCGCCGGCCCTGGGCGGCCATGTGATCCGCGCGGCCGTCGAGCGCGCCAGGATCGATCCGGCCGAAGTCGAGGACGTGATCCTGGGCATCGCTGCCCAGCAAGGCACTCAGGGCTATACCGTCGGCCGCCTGGCCGGCTACGTCGCCGGCCTGCCGCGCGAAGTGCCGGGCATGGCGCTGGATCGCATGTGCTCCTCGGGCATGATCGCCATCGCCGATGCGGCCAAGACCATCATCTGCGGCGAGGCCGACGTGCTGGTGGCCGGCGGCCTGGAGACCATTTCACTGGTGCAGAACAAGTACAAGAACGCCCACCGCTCGGTGTCGAAGGCGGCCGTCGCCGCCGAGCCGGCGGCCTACATCCCGATGATCGAAACCGCCGAGATCGTCTCCGAACGCTACGACATCTCGCGCGCCGCCCAGGATGAATACGCCCTGCAAAGCCAACAGCGTTACGCCGCCGCGGCCGCGGCCGGCAAGTTCGGCGACGAAATCGTGCCGATGACGGTGGAAAAGCAGCTTTTCGACAAGGAGGGCAATCCCACCGAAAAGCAGAGCGTGACCCTGGACAAGGACGAAGGCGCGCGCGCAGACACCACGCTGGAAAGCCTGAGCAGCCTGAAAACGGTGTGGAAGGATGGCAAGTGGGTCAAGGAAGGCCGCTACATCACCGCCGGCAATGCCTCGCAACTCTCCGACGGCGCATCGGTATCCGTCCTGATGAGCCGCGACATGGCGCGCGAACGCGGCCTGCAGCCGCTGGGCGCCTATCGCGGCCTCGCCGTGGTCGGCTGCAAGCCGGACGAAATGGGCATCGGCCCGGTGTTCGCCATTCCGAAGCTGCTGCAGCGCCACAATCTGAAAGTCTCCGACATCGGCATCTGGGAAATCAACGAAGCCTTCGCCTGCCAAGTGGTGTATTGCCGCGATCAACTGGGCATTCCCAACGACCGCCTGAACGTGAATGGCGGCGCGATTGCCATCGGCCACCCCTTCGGCATGTCGGGCGCGCGCCTGGTGGCCACGGCGCTGCTCGAAGCGCGGCGGCGCGGCGAGCGCTATGCGGTCGTCTCGATGTGCATCGGCGGCGGCATGGGCGCGGCCGGACTGTTCGAGGTCATTTGA
- a CDS encoding DHA2 family efflux MFS transporter permease subunit yields MSQTVTPPPGPPQTDSERHKWYVMAVIALGTIGAVILSTSFNVAVPALMQHFHVGNDEVQLAVTTFMVTSTIAMLPTPWLIQRFGLRASFLGAVALLTVSSLAGSFSPSFNLLLLARSVQGICAGILYPLGTFAVMSLFPPSRQGRASGLLGFSIVLAPAVSPALGGVIIDHYGWEAVFYISIPFCLIALFGGWRHMPVHDAARHQDFDWSGMLLLSTMTLAFLGTITHFQGSGEGDLLLYGELLLAIGTLAGFLYHAKHSPRALVGIEIFRRPTLVMGLAISSIYGFGIYGSTYLIPLYLQTIMGLSATHAGAILVPGGIGLALSLPLAGWLADRTSPRFVVLGGLIMLALSFAGMALVAARGAYDFFIELTLLGRVGSGLIIASLNQAAMQGLHGPLLAQSAMFIGYVRQLGGVLGVAAVAVYIAWRSIELGGSSMESHAHVFAEAFLISTVIFSLAAFTAWRMRPNRDNDTAV; encoded by the coding sequence ATGTCGCAGACAGTCACTCCTCCGCCTGGCCCGCCGCAAACCGACAGCGAACGTCACAAATGGTATGTGATGGCGGTGATCGCGCTTGGCACCATCGGCGCGGTCATCCTCAGCACCAGTTTCAACGTTGCCGTGCCGGCCTTGATGCAGCATTTCCATGTCGGCAACGATGAGGTCCAACTGGCCGTCACCACGTTCATGGTGACCAGCACCATCGCCATGTTGCCCACGCCCTGGCTGATCCAGCGGTTCGGCCTGCGCGCCTCCTTCCTGGGCGCGGTGGCCTTGTTGACGGTGTCCAGCCTGGCCGGCAGTTTCAGTCCGAGTTTCAACCTGCTGCTGCTGGCGCGCAGCGTGCAGGGCATTTGTGCCGGCATCCTCTATCCGCTCGGCACGTTTGCCGTCATGTCGTTGTTTCCGCCCTCCCGGCAGGGACGGGCCTCCGGGCTGCTGGGGTTTTCCATCGTCCTCGCGCCGGCCGTTTCACCCGCCCTGGGCGGCGTGATCATCGATCACTACGGCTGGGAGGCCGTGTTCTACATCAGCATCCCATTCTGTCTGATCGCCCTTTTCGGGGGCTGGCGCCACATGCCGGTGCACGATGCCGCGCGGCATCAGGATTTCGACTGGAGCGGCATGCTGCTGCTGTCCACGATGACGCTGGCTTTCCTTGGCACCATCACCCATTTCCAGGGCAGCGGCGAGGGCGATCTCCTGCTTTATGGCGAGTTGCTGCTGGCGATCGGCACCCTGGCCGGTTTTCTGTATCACGCCAAACACAGTCCGCGCGCGCTGGTCGGCATCGAAATCTTCCGCCGGCCGACGCTGGTGATGGGGCTGGCCATTTCGAGCATCTACGGCTTCGGCATCTATGGTTCGACCTATCTGATCCCGCTGTATCTGCAGACCATCATGGGCCTCAGCGCCACGCATGCCGGGGCGATCCTGGTGCCCGGCGGGATCGGTCTGGCGCTCAGTCTGCCGCTGGCCGGCTGGCTGGCCGATCGCACCTCGCCGCGTTTCGTCGTGCTCGGCGGCCTGATCATGCTGGCCTTGTCATTCGCCGGCATGGCGCTGGTGGCGGCACGGGGCGCGTACGACTTTTTCATCGAACTGACCCTCCTCGGTCGCGTGGGCTCGGGTCTGATCATCGCTTCGCTGAATCAGGCGGCGATGCAGGGATTGCATGGCCCGCTGCTGGCCCAGTCGGCGATGTTCATCGGTTATGTGCGCCAGCTGGGCGGCGTGCTGGGCGTGGCCGCGGTCGCCGTGTATATCGCCTGGCGCAGCATCGAGCTGGGCGGCAGCAGCATGGAAAGCCATGCCCATGTTTTCGCCGAGGCTTTCCTGATCTCCACCGTCATTTTCAGTCTGGCGGCCTTCACTGCCTGGCGCATGCGCCCCAACCGCGACAACGATACTGCGGTTTGA
- a CDS encoding GGDEF domain-containing protein yields MFEIQIFALTLLPLLAASLIVLLVNWRIHKNMRGPAHWAAGAVSRMLGIGMIAIGDPLPVMLVNVVGYFLVVLGDFLAVHGLSQFAGRPPLRRTSLITLTLVLAGLGYFAQTMPDTYIGIIILVAGHVVAILLLVLLQLHIARQEGLSGILVLALSSFWEIFLGPALLLVIYLASKDVEIEAVLGWMSWVQPMAAMAMIGILQTFGFMLLAANRTRRELRDMALLDTLTGIPNRRAFDAAMRRAVEATRRNNTRLGLAVIDIDFFKRVNDTCGHTVGDALLRHVAATISSTLRDSDFFARVGGEEFALIVEDTTSEALVEVAERFRLAVETHALTRANGTALHCTLSAGLALSSPGHVDATRLYTLADQALYQAKRNGRNRIELA; encoded by the coding sequence ATGTTCGAGATCCAGATTTTTGCCCTCACGTTGCTGCCTTTGCTGGCAGCTTCGCTGATCGTATTACTGGTCAACTGGCGCATCCACAAAAACATGCGCGGCCCGGCCCACTGGGCAGCCGGGGCGGTGAGCCGCATGCTCGGCATCGGCATGATCGCCATCGGCGATCCCCTGCCGGTGATGCTGGTCAATGTGGTCGGTTATTTTCTCGTCGTGCTGGGCGACTTTCTGGCGGTACACGGACTCAGCCAATTCGCCGGACGACCGCCCCTCCGGCGCACCTCCCTGATCACCCTGACACTGGTTCTGGCCGGCCTGGGCTATTTCGCCCAGACCATGCCCGACACCTATATCGGTATCATCATTCTGGTTGCCGGCCATGTGGTGGCCATTCTGTTGCTGGTTCTGCTGCAACTGCACATCGCCCGCCAGGAAGGCCTCAGCGGGATTCTGGTGCTGGCGCTTTCCTCGTTCTGGGAAATTTTTCTCGGGCCGGCACTGCTGCTGGTGATCTACCTCGCCTCGAAGGATGTCGAAATCGAAGCCGTGCTGGGCTGGATGAGTTGGGTGCAGCCGATGGCCGCGATGGCCATGATCGGCATCCTGCAAACCTTCGGTTTCATGCTGCTGGCCGCCAATCGCACCCGGCGCGAATTGCGCGACATGGCCTTGCTCGATACGCTGACCGGCATCCCGAACCGGCGCGCCTTCGACGCCGCCATGCGCCGCGCCGTCGAAGCCACCCGGCGCAACAACACGCGGCTGGGGCTGGCCGTCATCGACATCGATTTCTTCAAACGGGTCAATGACACCTGCGGCCACACGGTCGGCGATGCGCTGCTGCGGCATGTCGCCGCAACGATTTCATCGACCCTGCGCGACAGCGATTTCTTCGCCCGCGTCGGTGGCGAGGAATTCGCCCTGATCGTCGAGGACACCACGTCGGAGGCGCTGGTCGAAGTTGCCGAGCGCTTCCGGCTGGCGGTCGAGACCCACGCCCTGACGCGCGCCAACGGAACGGCGCTGCACTGCACCCTGTCGGCCGGTCTGGCACTGTCCTCTCCAGGCCATGTCGATGCCACGCGGCTCTACACCCTGGCCGACCAGGCGCTCTACCAGGCCAAGCGCAACGGCCGCAACCGCATCGAACTGGCCTGA